In Myxococcales bacterium, the genomic window GTCCGACGGAACGGGCCAAGGTGATGCCAGGCTCTACCAGCAGCACTGCGGTGGAGCCCAAGTGGAATGTGCCGAGCTCGTCCCCGCGTTTCACCGAGCTTGGCGGGTCGAGCAAGTGATCACCGGCGGGGACGGCTGGTGCATCGAGGGCCTGGACGCTGATCCTACCGACGATCACCGCACCAACCATGATGACGTAGACGCGGCCCAGTCCGGCGGTGTCGATGGCGATCGCAACGCGATTGTTGCGCACGAACAATCGCGGAAAGTGGCGCTCTCCGATCTTGTTCACGGGATAAAGATCGCCGGGGATCCCGCGCACCAGCCGCAGCTCACCCTCGACCGGTGAGTGAACCCGGTGGTAGTCCCGAGGTGACAGGTAGACGACCGCAAAACCGCCGCCAGCGAAGCGCGTGGCGTCCTTCGAATCACCGACCAGCTCGGCCACGTCGTAAGGCCTACCCTTGACGAAGACTCGACATCCGCTGTCGATGGGGCCGGTAGCCTCGATGACACCATCCGCAGGGCTCACGACGACGTCGTCGCTGATGCGGCGCGCCCCGGGCTTGAGGTTGCGGGTGAAGAACTCGTCGAAGTTCCGGTAGGCCCCCGCCTTCGGCGCAGCCTCACCCATGTTCACTCGATACACGCTCGAATAGACCCGCTCGATGGCGCGGGACATCGGGGGCGCGAGTGGCTTTTCGCACAATCTGCCTACAGCCCGGCTGATCCGCACTCGCGGAAGCACTTTCAGGAGCTGCGCTGCGGCGTAGGTAGCTGCACTCACCGGTGGTCCTCAATCGAGCACGCGGTAGACCGGGTTGGCGGAAGAGCCATCTGATTTCGCACAGATGGACGGCCGATGCTAGGCGGCCCGCGCCCTAGGGTCAATCTCGTGGCAATGCCCGAGCTGCCTCACACAGCGCCCGACGCCGCGCATCGCCAGGAAGAGGGGCTTTTGGCGCATCACGACGGTGCGGGGCCCCGTGCCCCTCACACGCCACATCCTCGCTGAGAGGGTCCACGGCGACGCCCAGGCGAAAGGCGAGCTCGGCGGCCGAGCCCTGGCCGGATTCGGCCAGGAACCGCCCGGTGAGCGCCTGCCAGCCTCCGTGAATGGCCCGAACGTCCTCGAGCTTGCCCAGGGATGCGCGAGCGTCGGCGTCACGGCCGGCGCTCGCCAGCGCTCGGGCCCAGCGAAACCGGAGCGCGGGCTCGCGAGGCGCGGCCTTCACGGCAGGCTCGTATTGTGTCGCCGCTTGCGCCGCGTGGCCGCGCGCAAACAGCAGATCCCCGAGGCGGGTTCGCCTCACCGGATCGTCCGCCCGCGCCGCCGTCTTTGCGGGATGCGGCTCTGCCTCCGGTGCGACCTCGGGTTGGCTGAGCAACC contains:
- the psd gene encoding phosphatidylserine decarboxylase (Phosphatidylserine decarboxylase is synthesized as a single chain precursor. Generation of the pyruvoyl active site from a Ser is coupled to cleavage of a Gly-Ser bond between the larger (beta) and smaller (alpha chains). It is an integral membrane protein.): MSAATYAAAQLLKVLPRVRISRAVGRLCEKPLAPPMSRAIERVYSSVYRVNMGEAAPKAGAYRNFDEFFTRNLKPGARRISDDVVVSPADGVIEATGPIDSGCRVFVKGRPYDVAELVGDSKDATRFAGGGFAVVYLSPRDYHRVHSPVEGELRLVRGIPGDLYPVNKIGERHFPRLFVRNNRVAIAIDTAGLGRVYVIMVGAVIVGRISVQALDAPAVPAGDHLLDPPSSVKRGDELGTFHLGSTAVLLVEPGITLARSVGPIRYGESLLKPA